A genomic region of Pseudochaenichthys georgianus chromosome 12, fPseGeo1.2, whole genome shotgun sequence contains the following coding sequences:
- the morn3 gene encoding MORN repeat-containing protein 3 isoform X1 yields the protein MPYLQTSKKSRALLDIKSQKCGLRHTIFSVIGNEYTGEWQDNKKHGKGTQVWKKSGAIYHGEWKFGKPDGYGTYSVLFPETKELAKKYCGEWKHGKKHVCILYSVHAQSIRCIHALRYVMCSFLSLQGYGMYLYNNLAVYEGEWSENQRSGWGRMYYESRDIYEGEWMKDKNNGQGIIRCANGNWYEGTWGEGKKNGDGKFYYSDKGQLYEGIWLDGVAKCGTLSDFGRNEAPTPSKCQIPQVRLVDMQLVLRESEEAYLETINSKFPLHNTLTENE from the exons ATGCCATATCTTCAAACATCTAAAAAAAGTAGAGCATTACTGGATATTAAGTCACAGAAATGTGGACTGCGGCACACAATATTCTCTGTCATCGGAAATGAATACACTGGAGAGTGGCAAGACAACAAAAAGCACG GGAAGGGAACTCAGGTCTGGAAAAAGTCTGGTGCCATTTATCATGGAGAGTGGAAATTTGGAAAACCTGATGGATATGGTACCTACAGTGTACTGTTCCCTGAAACAAAGGAGTTGGCAAAGAAGTACTGTGGTGAATGGAAACATGGAAAGAAGCATGTATGTATTCTATACAGTGTTCATGCACAATCTATCAGATGTATTCACGCTCTGAGATATGTTATGTGTTCTTTTCTATCTCTTCAGGGGTATGGGATGTACCTCTACAATAACTTAGCAGTTTATGAAGGGGAGTGGAGTGAGAACCAACGGAGTGGATGGGGAAGGATGTACTACGAGAGCAGAGATATCTATGAGGGAGAGTGGATGAAGGATAAGAACAATGGACAGGGCATCATCCGATGTG CAAATGGAAACTGGTATGAAGGCACCTGGGGAGAAGGCAAGAAGAACGGCGATGGAAAGTTTTACTACTCTGACAAAGGCCAGCTCTATGAAGGCATTTGGTTGGATGGAGTAGCAAAATGTGGGACCCTGTCTGATTTTGGGAGGAATGAAGCACCAACACCATCAAAGTGTCAAATTCCACAG GTACGTCTGGTGGATATGCAGTTGGTTTTAAGGGAATCCGAGGAAGCCTACCTTGAGACGATCAACAGCAAGTTTCCACTCCACAACACACTAACAGAAAACGAGTAA
- the orai1b gene encoding calcium release-activated calcium channel protein 1 codes for MSLDEHSLLALSWRKLYLSRAKLKASSRTSALLSGFAMVAMVEVQLDNSYPYPPALLIAFSACTTVLVAVHLFALMVSTCILPNIEAVSNVHNLNSVHESPHVRMHRHIELAWAFSTVIGTLLFLAEVVLLCWVKFLPVKPNKSSNSTVSAGVAAAITSTSIMVPFGLIFIVFAVHFYRSLVSHKTDRQFQELEELSNLTRLQNELDNRGERSILQSPSSHFP; via the exons ATGAGTCTGGACGAGCATTCACTGCTTGCGCTGTCCTGGAGGAAGCTGTACCTCAGCCGAGCCAAGCTGAAGGCTTCCAGCCGGACATCAGCTCTACTTTCTGGATTTGCTATG GTTGCCATGGTAGAAGTGCAGCTGGACAACAGCTACCCTTACCCCCCTGCTCTCCTCATTGCCTTCAGTGCCTGCACCACTGTGCTTGTAGCTGTTCACCTGTTCGCTCTGATGGTCAGCACCTGCATTCTGCCCAATATCGAGGCTGTCAGCAATGTCCACAACCTCAACTCTGTGCACGAGTCGCCACACGTGCGAATGCACCGACACATTGAACTGGCGTGGGCTTTCTCTACAGTAATAGGTACATTACTGTTCCTAGCCGAGGTGGTTTTACTTTGCTGGGTCAAATTTTTGCCTGTTAAGCCCAACAAGTCCAGCAATAGTACAGTTTCAGCTGGTGTAGCTGCTGCTATTACCTCCACGTCTATCATGGTCCCCTTTGGTTTAATCTTCATAGTCTTTGCGGTGCATTTCTACCGCTCCTTGGTAAGCCATAAGACGGACAGGCAGtttcaggagctggaggagcttTCTAATCTCACCAGGCTACAAAACGAGCTGGACAACAGAGGGGAGCGTTCCATCCTGCAGTCCCCAAGCTCACATTTCCCATAG
- the kdm2bb gene encoding LOW QUALITY PROTEIN: lysine (K)-specific demethylase 2Bb (The sequence of the model RefSeq protein was modified relative to this genomic sequence to represent the inferred CDS: deleted 1 base in 1 codon), translating into MAQAVETCAESGRRLRSICRRMYDENEDLSDVEEIANIRGFSVEEKLVSDSYSASFVLCMEGKDFSYEYVQKDALRTPLIFKEKDGLGIRMPDPEFTVSEIKGLVGSRRSVDVMDVSTQKGSEMSMAQFVRYYETPEEEREKLFNVISLEFSHTKLENLIKRPTVVDQVDWVDNTWPPDLKQSQTEATNVISDMKYPKVQRYCLMSVKGCYTDFHIDFGGTSVWYHVFKGQKVFWLVPPTPHNLALYEDWVLSGKQSDIFLGDRADGCQRVELKQGYTFFIPSGWIHAVYTPEDSLVFGGNILHSFNIPMQLTIHEIENRTKVNSKFRFPFYNEICWYVLERYLHCLTKRSYLSREVRKEPVPTDYETKVNTESPSSDSRLQDLNEDSCETQVRDGEKPERGAQDGPISPDNRRGQHLKVVLSVDSEDSCNPGSTSLEFPQTPSDSPAEESVTKWTHLTEFELSGLRKLVEKLESLPENKKCVPEGIENPQALLEDMKVLLKEHADDDPKLAITGVPVVYWPKKTIKPRPPNRPKPKMAASPASAVKLSACRGTSGARRRRTRCRKCEACLRTECGECHFCKDMKKFGGPGRMKQSCIMRQCIAPVLPHTAVCLVCGEAGKEDTVEEEEEKFNLMLMECSICNEIVHPNCLKVKDSNGVVNDELPNCWECPKCNHAGKTGKQKRGPGFKYASNLPGSLLKEPRLNRDSKDEPDSPTVATATVTALTATSALKRKAEREEVPKRKDDEPPKKRPPLLSLDGTPRPRIEDNPLRKKRKLFDTNDEPVIVKKKKKLSKPDDPVTPKRHIKTENDHDEEDDQVDHEGDRFSLERIQLKGKKEYDDEDQEEDEEGEDTVKKERDRSAEDKAKVLLSPLIRTSAIRESEQTTNSPRAGPSSDSGDAQLKARHQRRRLPNKELSKEFKQETPKAADQNHGSVKTEDGSANHNRRQLKKEDSMTNQNRKPLKTEDSSTNQSRRALKTEEGLTNQNRRPLKTEDSLANQNHRPVKTEPENEVDEQKPRWPLNNGGSDLGDWLPHRGREGSDTTRGYSPLGWNRGTQITPICPRPLPCRSPPKCIQMERHVIRPPPISPPPDRLSLNDGETHVMRREMWMTVFSHLTHRDLCVCMRVCRTWNRWCCDKRLWKHINLNRCKSITPLMLSGIIRRQPVALDLSWTNISKKQLSWLINRLPGLRVLLLSGCSWVAVSALCTSSCPLLRTLDVQWVEGLKDAQMRDLLSPPTDNRPGQLDNRSKLRNVEVLRLAGLDITDTSLRLLIRYMPSLSKLDLSYCNHVTDQSVNILTAAGTTTRDSLTDINLSVCNRVTDQSLTYFKRCGSVCHIDLRYCKQVTKEGCDQFIAEMSVSVQFELIEEKLVQKIS; encoded by the exons ATGGCCCAGGCCGTGGAAACGTGTGCCGAATCCGGACGCAGGCTG CGCTCCATCTGCCGGAGGATGTACGATGAAAACGAGGATCTGTCCGATGTGGAAGAAATTGCAAACATCAGAGGTTTCAGTGTGGAGGAAAAGCTGGTCAGTGACAGTTACAGCgcctcatttgtgctctgcatGGAGGGTAAAG ACTTCTCTTATGAATATGTGCAAAAGGACGCTCTCAGGACCCCACTCATTTTTAAAGAGAAAGATGGGCTTGGGATCAG AATGCCGGATCCAGAATTTACAGTTAGTGAAATTAAAGGATTAGTTG GCAGTCGGCGCTCCGTGGATGTGATGGATGTGAGCACTCAGAAAGGCTCTGAGATGAGCATGGCTCAGTTTGTGCGTTATTATGAGACACCAGAGGAAGAGCGGGAAAAACTCTTCAACGTCATCAGCTTAGAGTTCAGCCACACTAAGCTGGAAAACCTCATCAAGCGGCCCACAGTG GTGGATCAAGTGGACTGGGTGGACAACACGTGGCCCCCTGATCTGAAACAGAGCCAAACAGAAGCCACCAATGTAATCTCAGACATGAAGTACCCTAAAGTGCAAAG GTATTGTTTGATGAGCGTAAAGGGCTGCTATACAGACTTCCACATTGATTTTGGTGGAACCTCTGTTTGGTATCACGTATTCAAAGGACAAAAA GTGTTTTGGCTCGTGCCTCCGACCCCTCATAACCTTGCCCTTTATGAGGACTGGGTCCTGTCAGGCAAGCAGAGTGATATCTTCCTGGGAGACCGAGCTGACGGATGCCAGAGAGTGGAGCTTAAGCAAGGATACACCTTCTTCATCCCATCTG GGTGGATCCATGCTGTCTACACTCCAGAGGACTCACTGGTGTTTGGAGGCAATATTCTGCACAGCTTCAACATTCCTATGCAGCTTACCATCCATGAGATAGAGAATAGGACTAAG GTTAATTCGAAATTCCGTTTTCCCTTCTACAATGAGATTTGCTGGTATGTCCTGGAGAGATATCTGCACTGCCTCACAAAACGTTCCTATTTATCTCGGGAGGTCCGCAAAGAGCCTGTACCAACTG ATTACGAGACAAAGGTCAACACAGAGAGCCCCTCCTCTGACTCCAGGCTCCAGGACCTGAACGAGGACTCATGTGAGACTCAGGTCAGGGATGGTGAGAAACCAGAGAGAGGCGCTCAGGACGGACCCATCTCTCCTGACAACCGGAGGGGCCAGCACCTCAAAGTCGTTTTATCTGTGGACTCTGAGGACAGCTGTAACCCCGGCTCCACCTCTCTAGAGTTCCCCCAAACCCCCTCTGACTCCCCAGCCGAGGAGTCTGTGACTAAATGGACGCATTTGACAGAGTTCGAACTGAGCGGACTCAGGAAACTGGTTGAGAAGCTGGAGTCGCTCCCTGAAAATAAGAAATGTGTTCCAGAGGGAATAGAGAACCCACAAGCCCTGCTGGAAGACATGAAG GTTCTCTTAAAAGAACATGCCGATGACGACCCAAAATTAGCCATCACTGGGGTTCCTGTGGTGTACTGGCCCAAGAAAACCATAAAG CCCCGGCCTCCCAACCGGCCGAAACCTAAGATGGCAGCTTCTCCTGCCTCAGCAGTCAAGCTGTCAGCGTGTCGGGGAACATCTGGCGCCAGGAGGAGGCGGACGCGCTGCCGGAAGTGTGAGGCATGCCTGCGGACGGAGTGTGGAGAGTGCCACTTCTgtaaagacatgaagaagtttGGTGGGCCGGGTCGCATGAAACAGTCCTGCATCATGAGGCAGTGCATTGCA CCTGTCCTGCCCCACACCGCCGTGTGTCTCGTCTGTGGAGAGGCAGGGAAAGAGGACAcagtggaggaagaggaggagaagttTAACCTCATGCTCATGGAGTGCTCCATCTGCAATGAGATTGTTCATCCTAACTGTCTTAAG GTAAAAGATTCAAACGGAGTAGTCAATGATGAATTGCCCAACTGCTGGGAGTGCCCAAAGTGCAACCATGCTGGGAAGACAGGGAAA CAAAAAAGGGGGCCAGGATTTAAGTACGCGTCCAACCTTCCTGGCTCTCTACTGAAGGAGCCGCGGTTAAACCGGGATTCAAAAGACGAACCCGACTCGCCGACAGTCGCAACAGCAACTGTGACTGCTCTGACTGCCACATCTGCTCTTAAGAGAAAGGCAGAGCGGGAGGAAGTCCCTAAGAGGAAAGACGACGAGCCACCGAAGAAACGC CCCCCCTTGCTGTCTCTAGATGGTACGCCCCGGCCGAGGATTGAGGACAACCCACTGAGGAAAAAGAGGAAACTTTTTGACACCAATGATGAACCTGTCATTGTAAAAAAGAAG AAGAAACTCTCCAAACCGGATGACCCTGTGACTCCCAAGCGGCACATCAAGACCGAGAACGATCATGATGAAGAAGATGATCAGGTAGATCACGAAGGAGATAGATTTTCTTTGGAAAGGATTCAGTTAAAGGGGAAAAAAGAGTATGACGACGAGGACCAAGAAGAAGATGAGGAGGGAGAGGACacagtgaaaaaagagagagaccGCAGTGCAGAGGACAAAGCCAAGGTCTTATTAAGTCCCCTGATAAGAACCTCTGCCATCAGAGAAAGTGAACAAACCACAAACTCTCCCAGAGCGGGACCGAGCAGCGACTCAGGAGACGCTCAGCTGAAGGCTCGCCATCAGAGACGACGGCTCCCCAACAAGGAGCTGAGCAAAGAGTTCAAACAGGAGACTCCCAAGGCAGCAGACCAGAACCACGGCTCGGTGAAGACAGAGGACGGCTCAGCCAATCACAACCGACGACAACTCAAGAAAGAGGACTcaatgaccaatcagaatcgcaAACCGTTAAAAACAGAGGACTCTTCCACTAATCAGAGCCGCAGGGCCCTTAAAACGGAGGAGGGTTTGACCAATCAAAACAGGCGGCCACTGAAAACCGAGGACAGTCTGGCCAATCAAAACCACAGGCCTGTAAAAACCGAGCCTGAGAACGAGGTGGACGAGCAAAAGCCAAGATGGCCTCTTAATAACGGCGGCAGTGATCTGGGGGACTGGCTGCCACACAGGGGGCGAGAGGGGAGCGACACGACGCGTGGTTACTCGCCGCTCGGGTGGAACAGGGGCACCCAGATCACACCGATATGCCCCCGACCACTCCCCTGCAGGTCCCCGCCAAAATGCATCCAAATGGAGCGCCATGTGATCCGTCCTCCTCCCATCAGCCCCCCGCCGGACAGACTCTCGCTGAACGACGGAGAAACACACGTGATGCGCAGGGAGATGTGGATGACGGTTTTCAGTCACTTGACTCACAGAGATCTCTGCGTGTGCATGCGTGTCTGCAGGACGTGGAACAGATG GTGCTGCGATAAGAGGCTCTGGAAGCACATCAATCTGAACCGGTGTAAGTCCATCACTCCTCTCATGCTGAGCGGGATCATCCGCAGGCAGCCGGTGGCTCTGGACCTCAGCTGGACCAACATCTCCAAGAAACAACTCAGCTGGCTCATCAACAGACTGCCAG GTCtgcgggtgctgctgctgtcagGGTGCTCCTGGGTGGCGGTCTCTGCCCTCTGCACCTCCAGCTGTCCTCTCCTGCGGACCCTGGATGTTCAGTGGGTCGAGGGACTGAAAGACGCCCAGATGAGGGACCTGCTGTCTCCTCCTACAGATAACAGGCCAG
- the morn3 gene encoding MORN repeat-containing protein 3 isoform X2 — protein MRVFIKLRPAMPYLQTSKKSRALLDIKSQKCGLRHTIFSVIGNEYTGEWQDNKKHGKGTQVWKKSGAIYHGEWKFGKPDGYGTYSVLFPETKELAKKYCGEWKHGKKHGYGMYLYNNLAVYEGEWSENQRSGWGRMYYESRDIYEGEWMKDKNNGQGIIRCANGNWYEGTWGEGKKNGDGKFYYSDKGQLYEGIWLDGVAKCGTLSDFGRNEAPTPSKCQIPQVRLVDMQLVLRESEEAYLETINSKFPLHNTLTENE, from the exons GGTTTTCATCAAGCTACGCCCAGCCATGCCATATCTTCAAACATCTAAAAAAAGTAGAGCATTACTGGATATTAAGTCACAGAAATGTGGACTGCGGCACACAATATTCTCTGTCATCGGAAATGAATACACTGGAGAGTGGCAAGACAACAAAAAGCACG GGAAGGGAACTCAGGTCTGGAAAAAGTCTGGTGCCATTTATCATGGAGAGTGGAAATTTGGAAAACCTGATGGATATGGTACCTACAGTGTACTGTTCCCTGAAACAAAGGAGTTGGCAAAGAAGTACTGTGGTGAATGGAAACATGGAAAGAAGCAT GGGTATGGGATGTACCTCTACAATAACTTAGCAGTTTATGAAGGGGAGTGGAGTGAGAACCAACGGAGTGGATGGGGAAGGATGTACTACGAGAGCAGAGATATCTATGAGGGAGAGTGGATGAAGGATAAGAACAATGGACAGGGCATCATCCGATGTG CAAATGGAAACTGGTATGAAGGCACCTGGGGAGAAGGCAAGAAGAACGGCGATGGAAAGTTTTACTACTCTGACAAAGGCCAGCTCTATGAAGGCATTTGGTTGGATGGAGTAGCAAAATGTGGGACCCTGTCTGATTTTGGGAGGAATGAAGCACCAACACCATCAAAGTGTCAAATTCCACAG GTACGTCTGGTGGATATGCAGTTGGTTTTAAGGGAATCCGAGGAAGCCTACCTTGAGACGATCAACAGCAAGTTTCCACTCCACAACACACTAACAGAAAACGAGTAA